From the Motacilla alba alba isolate MOTALB_02 chromosome 1, Motacilla_alba_V1.0_pri, whole genome shotgun sequence genome, the window ACCTCCACACTGATTCAGGTTCAAAGTAGGACTTCCTTTGCATCTGCAGACTCTTTTCCAATAATGGAGTTACAAAGGTGGCTCTTCATGTACTGTTGGAATATGTTACATGATTAAAAGAAGAGAGGATGCTGTGTATTTTGCCAGCTGTTTTAAGTTTTTTCAGCGGGAAAACGAATCAGTGCCAGAAAGAACAGCAAGCAAAGAACAACTAGTAAGCTATTGATTAAGgagtttttatttcatcttggtgtgtgttttcctttttcagccCACATTTCCGGTGGGTCCCACAATAGGAACGAACACAGCTATTAGCTTTGCTCCTTACCTAACGCCAGTAACACCAGGAGTTGGCTTAGTCCCGACTGAGATCCTACCCACGCCGCCTGTCATTGTTCCTGGAAGTCCACCGGTTTCAGTCCCCAGTTCAACTGCTACCCAGAAACTCCTCAGGACTGATAAACTGGAGGTACTGTAGACACCACTGTGACTAGAAACGCATTCTCTGTTAGGCTGTGTGAGAGACCTTGGAGGGTATAACTGTTGTTTTAGAAGCGAAGCTTAAATTTAGTTGCTACAGAGAAAAAACTTGTAACCAGGTGGGATTTCTGCACTTGCAGCCAGTGGtaattaaactgtttttttttaaggtagttTTTGCTTATATTTAGTACACAGACATCAacatgagttttcattttttgtaaAGTTCATCATCTCAAAAAACCTCAGGTATACGTGCCTGTAAAGGCATCCCTTGATGAAATATCTAACaagcacattttttatttcagtaataatTGTCTTGGTTTTTCTGCACTGACAATAGGGGAATTTTATAGCTTTACGGATTGATATTAGGGGAATGGTGTAGCCCttcagccctgtgctgccaaTGGAGATGTGGAATATTACCAACCCTGCAGTCTGAAGGGACAAGCCCCCAGCTATGTCCAGAGCCTCCCAGCAGTTGCTGGATCACTGCCTGGCTGGACTCAGTGGAATCTGTGATCCAAGTACACAAGAAAGCCAAATGGCTCTTGCAGAAATTAATGTCCTTTCCCGAAAACCTAAGCACCGGTGTCTTGAGCGCATTTCTGCTTAGGAAAATCAGTGTGTTCATTCTGCCCatttttgaaaactatttttaagtAAGCTCTCAATTTTGTTTGTAGACTCTGTAAAAAATACAGTGCATCTGATGTGTATTTTCCCTGGGTTTCAGCAAGAGGAACTCCTTCCCTACCAGTCCACCTGCAAGAATACAAAGTGTAGTCAGAAAGAGACAAACTATTTTGTGATTCTCAGCTAGTTTTGCAGGAGCAGTTACGTAAGTAAGTatccttcccagctgctttttaaacaggaaaaaggaaaggcattTGGAATGATTCTGTTATTTAGCCACAGTACCAGCGAGCTACCTGAGGAGCCATAAACATAAGGCTAAAACAGGTGCACTCCCCTCACCCACCAAAAGATGCAGGGTTTATTAAACTGAAGTTGCTGTAAAACTTGAACTAACAGGGGAAAGGGGCAGGTCTGTCTTTTGGGGGCGTGGGACACTCCCTGCCCTTTCACGCTGCAcggagctgtgcccctgcaaCGTGTGTTGTTTTGCATGTAGGTGTGCAGGGAGTTCCAGCGGGGGAACTGTGCGCGTGGAGAGACTGATTGCCGCTTTGCGCATCCGGCAGACAGCACAATGATTGACACAAATGACAACACCGTAACCGTGTGTATGGATTACATAAAAGGTCGTTGCATGAGGGAGAAATGCAAGTATTTTCACCCTCCTGCACATTTGCAGGCCAAAATCAAAGCGGCGCAACACCAAGCCAACCAGGCTGCAGtggcagcccaggcagctgcgGCAGCTGCGACTGTGATGGTAAGTGCTGGCATGTAtggctgccttttttttaatgcctatTTTGCTTCAATTTAATGCTGTTTGCTTATACTTTCTTTCctattttgcctcttttttttaatttttctttttttattttggtgaaagatatgaatttataaaattattactATTGCTTGATGGGAGGAagcactttcttttctttatgcCCTTGTTTTAATGCTGTATTTCTATTCAAGACAGTGAAGCAAATGACACTCTATACCACTTCTGTTCTCTGCCTTAATTATACATAAATTTGCCCCTCGTAtttccaaacagaaacaaaactgataAGCTTCAGTGttcccaggaaaacagggaCACATATGCTGTTTTAGCTCTTTGATGGCAGATATACATGTggaaatttggaagaaaagcaaagagagagTGTTTGCTTCACAGATCAGTAGTAGAACAGAAACCTGTATTGAGATCAGCATAGTCCGCCTTAGAAATGAGACAACCAGCCAGCCACCTTGGTCTCACTGTACTGGTACTGTAGAAAAACAAGGACATTCATCGGATCTACCATTAGTGCCTGCCTGAGGATGAGAAAGAACTGCCCTCTGTAGATCTACAGCTATCCCCAATGACTAAAAAGTGTTGTCTGTATATTTTTGAACTTTGGTTACACACATTTCACGCCTAGAGACTTCTTGCCTCTCCTCCTATTATGGGCCAGTTACTTAAATCATGAACTCTTAAAGTAGTAAACTGTAATGGGAATCATCAGGAAAGAAGCATTGTGGCTACAGTCAGAAGAAAAGATCTTGAGTGagggcttttattttcagatattttaacCTCTTACTTAAAACTGTTCAGACAAGACAACCCACCCCTTTACCAGGATTGCATTCCTCTTACAGTTGCTACCAGGAAAGGGGGTGAGTTTGCAGTGGTATTAATAAAGTTAAATAAATTGAACATCCAGGATCTGACTTGAGAGACAAAACTGCTGGCAGCAAATCAAAGAATCATTGTCCTCATTGTTGGCAGTGGACGAATAATTTAGCAGATGTAGTTTGTGGACTTGTGGGCAGTGCATACAATAGTTATGGACAATACAGTTATTCTCTGGTTTAAAGGCCTACAACACAATACAGTACAGTACATAACTACCCCAAGCTATTGTATTTAACAAATTAGAAAAGACCAGACTTTTTTGAGGGACAAAGGGTAAGTTATGCAAGAAAGTAAACCATCATACAGAAGAATATTTCTTAAGTTTCAATATTCTTTCTCTAATAGCATCACAGCCTTTGTTTCAAATTGGATGATTTTTAGTTAAAGTTTCCTGTGCTTGCAGAAATTGAATACCATCTGGAAATTAAAGCAGAGAAGATTGGGTTTTTATTCTGATTAGCTTCTGTTGTGCAATATTTATTGTTCATTTAGAGAATGTTATATTTCTAGGCACTATGCTAAATAAGAAAGGAGAGAGATGaggagattaatttt encodes:
- the MBNL2 gene encoding muscleblind-like protein 2 isoform X7, whose protein sequence is MLAQQMQFMFPGTPLQPVPTFPVGPTIGTNTAISFAPYLTPVTPGVGLVPTEILPTPPVIVPGSPPVSVPSSTATQKLLRTDKLEVCREFQRGNCARGETDCRFAHPADSTMIDTNDNTVTVCMDYIKGRCMREKCKYFHPPAHLQAKIKAAQHQANQAAVAAQAAAAAATVMTQSTAKAMKRPLEATVDLAFPPGVLHPLPKRQALEKSNGASAVFNPSVLHYQQALANAQLQQHAAFIPTGSVLCMTPATSIVPMMHNATAATVSAATTPATSVPFAATATANQIILK